One Myxococcus guangdongensis DNA segment encodes these proteins:
- a CDS encoding ABC transporter permease: METFLQDVKYALRGLRNSPGFTLMAVWALALGIGANSAVFSVVNGVLLRPLPFHQPEQLVRLYGNLAGWDLKDITSSVPEYQAYRQQLRAFSSVGAYVQGDMTLTGRDAPQRLTVTKATASFAPTLGLTPSMGRWFTDAEETPGKDRVVVLTQGAWRAYFAQSRDVLGRSLQLDGEAYTVVGVLPAGGLYPEDIDLYLPLAPPAEHFTENYRGARYLSVLGRLKPGMTEEAALRDMAQVAARESEAHPQHYKDAGWSLSLKTLEERTVGSVRGTLWMLLGAVGFVLLVACSSVANLLLARAVARGREVAIRAALGASRKRLVAQFLTESLMLSVAGGLLGVLLAAWGLEALLALVGDGLPRATEVQLDTSSLLFTGGVSLLTGLLFGLVPALRSSRADLASTMNQGARGTVDGGTSRLRGGFVVAQVALALVLLVGAALFGRSFLALRRVDPGFAADGVLAGWVSLPQAGYGEKARQADFQRALLERVQALPDVEAVGLTNLLPLSGQRDNTFDIEGRTLDPSARLPAVQYRAVTAGYFQALRVKLHQGRMLRDTDDAGSPWALVINQRFADLYWPRGDAMGQRLKMHTKDAQWATVVGIVEDLREANLSEPARPTAYWSLAQLPALHMGMVVRPRHGAPESVRASLESMLREVDREVPLFGVAPLSQRVDDALGSRRMSALLMGLFAGVSLLLAALGIAGVIAYSVAQRTRELGIRMALGADRSDVLRLVLGQGMRLAVVGVGAGLVLSVGLALGLEQVWGPMLYEVTAKDPWTFIGVAGLLGGVALVATWVPAMKATRVDPIVALRAE, from the coding sequence ATGGAGACCTTCCTTCAGGACGTGAAGTACGCGCTGCGCGGTCTGCGCAACAGCCCTGGCTTCACGCTCATGGCGGTGTGGGCCCTGGCGCTCGGGATTGGGGCGAACAGCGCGGTCTTCAGCGTGGTGAACGGGGTGCTCCTGCGTCCCCTGCCCTTCCACCAGCCCGAGCAGCTGGTGCGCCTGTACGGCAACCTCGCGGGCTGGGACCTGAAGGACATCACCTCGTCCGTCCCCGAGTACCAGGCCTATCGCCAGCAGCTGCGCGCCTTCTCGTCGGTGGGTGCCTACGTCCAGGGCGACATGACGCTCACCGGGCGGGATGCGCCCCAGCGCCTCACGGTGACGAAGGCCACCGCGTCGTTCGCGCCGACGCTCGGGCTCACGCCGTCGATGGGGCGGTGGTTCACCGACGCGGAGGAGACGCCGGGGAAGGACCGCGTGGTGGTGCTCACGCAGGGCGCATGGCGCGCGTACTTCGCCCAGTCGAGGGACGTGCTGGGCAGGAGCCTCCAGCTCGATGGCGAGGCGTACACGGTGGTGGGCGTGCTCCCGGCCGGGGGCCTTTATCCGGAGGACATCGACCTCTACCTACCGCTGGCGCCGCCCGCGGAGCACTTCACGGAGAACTATCGCGGCGCGCGCTATCTCTCCGTGCTCGGTCGGCTCAAGCCCGGCATGACGGAGGAGGCCGCGCTGCGGGACATGGCGCAAGTCGCCGCACGGGAGTCCGAGGCCCATCCCCAGCATTACAAAGACGCGGGCTGGTCGTTGTCGCTCAAGACGCTGGAGGAGCGCACGGTCGGCAGCGTGAGGGGCACGCTGTGGATGCTGCTGGGCGCGGTGGGCTTCGTGCTGCTGGTGGCGTGCTCGAGCGTGGCGAACCTGCTGCTGGCGCGGGCGGTGGCGCGAGGCCGCGAGGTGGCCATCCGCGCGGCGCTCGGCGCGAGCCGCAAGCGGCTGGTGGCGCAGTTCCTGACGGAGAGCTTGATGCTGTCCGTCGCCGGAGGGTTGCTGGGCGTGCTGCTCGCGGCGTGGGGCCTGGAGGCGCTGCTCGCGCTGGTGGGTGACGGGTTGCCGAGGGCGACGGAGGTCCAGCTGGACACGAGTTCGTTGCTCTTCACGGGCGGCGTGTCGCTGCTGACGGGGCTCCTCTTCGGGCTGGTGCCGGCGCTGCGTTCGAGCAGGGCGGACCTGGCGTCGACGATGAACCAGGGGGCGCGGGGCACGGTGGATGGAGGGACGAGCCGGCTGCGCGGCGGCTTCGTGGTGGCGCAGGTGGCGCTGGCGTTGGTGTTGCTCGTGGGCGCGGCGTTGTTCGGGCGCAGCTTCCTGGCGCTGCGTCGGGTGGACCCGGGGTTCGCGGCGGACGGTGTGCTCGCGGGCTGGGTGTCATTGCCGCAGGCGGGCTACGGGGAGAAGGCGCGGCAGGCGGACTTCCAGCGCGCGCTCCTGGAGCGTGTCCAGGCGCTGCCGGACGTGGAGGCGGTGGGGCTCACCAACCTCCTGCCGTTGTCGGGGCAGCGCGACAACACCTTCGACATCGAGGGGCGGACGTTGGACCCGAGCGCTCGGCTCCCGGCGGTGCAGTACCGGGCGGTGACGGCGGGCTACTTCCAGGCGCTGCGGGTGAAGCTGCACCAGGGGCGCATGTTGCGGGACACGGACGATGCGGGCTCACCCTGGGCGCTGGTCATCAACCAGCGCTTCGCGGACCTCTACTGGCCGCGCGGTGATGCGATGGGACAGCGGCTCAAGATGCACACGAAGGATGCGCAGTGGGCGACGGTGGTGGGCATCGTCGAGGACCTGCGGGAGGCGAACCTGAGCGAGCCGGCGAGGCCCACGGCGTACTGGTCACTGGCGCAGCTGCCAGCGCTCCACATGGGGATGGTGGTGCGGCCGAGGCATGGGGCGCCGGAGTCGGTGCGAGCGAGCCTCGAGTCGATGCTGCGCGAGGTGGACAGGGAGGTGCCGCTGTTCGGGGTGGCGCCGCTGTCCCAGCGGGTGGACGACGCGCTGGGCTCGCGGCGCATGTCCGCGTTGTTGATGGGGTTGTTCGCGGGCGTGTCGCTGTTGCTGGCGGCGCTCGGGATTGCGGGCGTCATCGCCTACTCGGTGGCGCAGCGCACGCGGGAGCTGGGCATCCGGATGGCGTTGGGGGCGGACCGGAGCGACGTGCTGCGGTTGGTCCTGGGACAGGGGATGCGGCTGGCGGTGGTGGGCGTCGGCGCGGGACTGGTGCTGTCGGTGGGCCTGGCGCTGGGGCTCGAGCAGGTCTGGGGGCCGATGTTGTACGAGGTGACGGCGAAGGACCCATGGACCTTCATCGGCGTGGCGGGGCTGCTCGGGGGCGTGGCGCTGGTGGCCACCTGGGTGCCCGCGATGAAGGCGACCCGGGTGGACCCCATCGTCGCGCTCCGGGCCGAGTAG
- a CDS encoding HEAT repeat domain-containing protein: MARKQRPRLPPEQRDAALEDILSSERERIIPAANLLSSDPSTLPRLLELLALERRADNRQAILHALSWHGEPDALWELMIRVLSDPTEGEKVRGQASEGLAYMFAEVEVGSTRFEAGVQALLAALKDSAPEVRYCALFALGATAHPPLIPAMEAMLADDTPVPGWVGTVATSAAEALERLRGGYAYLHREKPQEDGSS; encoded by the coding sequence TTGGCCAGGAAGCAGCGCCCTCGGTTGCCACCGGAGCAGCGTGACGCCGCGCTCGAGGACATCCTCTCCTCCGAGCGGGAGCGCATCATCCCCGCGGCGAACCTCCTCTCGTCCGACCCCTCCACCCTGCCCCGATTGCTCGAACTGCTCGCGCTCGAGCGACGCGCGGACAATCGCCAGGCGATTCTCCATGCGCTGAGCTGGCATGGAGAACCCGACGCGCTGTGGGAGCTCATGATTCGGGTCCTGTCCGACCCGACGGAGGGCGAGAAGGTCCGAGGCCAGGCGTCGGAGGGGCTCGCCTACATGTTCGCGGAAGTCGAAGTGGGCTCCACGCGCTTCGAGGCAGGAGTCCAGGCCCTGCTGGCGGCGTTGAAGGACTCCGCGCCGGAGGTCCGCTACTGCGCGCTCTTCGCGCTCGGCGCGACAGCGCATCCGCCGCTCATCCCCGCGATGGAAGCGATGCTCGCGGACGACACGCCCGTTCCCGGTTGGGTCGGCACGGTGGCCACCTCGGCTGCGGAGGCCCTCGAACGCCTCAGGGGTGGATACGCGTATCTGCACCGCGAGAAGCCGCAGGAGGATGGCTCCTCCTGA